One stretch of Candidatus Latescibacterota bacterium DNA includes these proteins:
- the dcm gene encoding DNA (cytosine-5-)-methyltransferase has protein sequence MANSVYKNSPRREYDITEEQRDAYRRISQESRIAKREAEQGLHDALHPVNVPRFDPNILMPKLSSNGMSCLSLFSGGGGLDLGFDLAGFSHQASYELIPICGDTIRANRPRWKVFGGPDSGDVTKIDWREYKGKVDLVHGGPPCQPFSIAGQQEGIKDDRNMWGEFNRAVNTIRPKVFVAENVLGLLNPKFEGFVQRYILDELSNYHIVKFQMHAADYGVPQIRRRVFFVGFRTKKAFKKFVVPTATHTWAHLGKAGRSSGKGLFPDARIRTMGVREALGLSDIGYDNLAPTIRSAFTGKRNTTSVLNSSAGQKSWGDMEIWPNGVQNSRAKASGFPAKFGHFRTSIQDIGLIQGFPEDWNFSGAVYQVLGQIGNSVVPPVAYQVAKSVDLALK, from the coding sequence ATGGCAAACTCAGTCTACAAGAATTCTCCCCGCAGGGAATACGATATCACTGAGGAGCAGCGTGATGCATATCGACGCATCTCCCAGGAATCTCGAATTGCAAAACGTGAGGCTGAGCAAGGCCTCCATGATGCCCTCCACCCTGTAAATGTTCCGCGATTCGACCCCAATATCCTTATGCCCAAATTGAGCTCGAATGGCATGAGCTGCCTGAGCCTTTTTTCAGGGGGTGGGGGGCTTGATCTAGGATTTGATCTGGCCGGCTTCTCGCATCAGGCATCGTACGAGCTAATTCCGATTTGTGGTGACACTATTCGCGCCAATCGACCTCGCTGGAAAGTATTTGGTGGTCCTGACTCGGGCGATGTCACAAAGATCGATTGGCGGGAGTACAAGGGAAAGGTGGACTTGGTTCATGGTGGCCCACCATGCCAGCCATTCTCTATCGCAGGGCAGCAAGAGGGCATCAAAGATGATAGAAACATGTGGGGAGAATTCAATCGGGCTGTAAACACAATTAGGCCTAAGGTCTTTGTTGCGGAGAACGTACTGGGACTTCTGAATCCCAAGTTCGAAGGATTTGTTCAGCGGTACATTTTGGATGAGCTTTCTAACTATCACATTGTGAAATTTCAAATGCACGCTGCGGATTACGGGGTTCCCCAAATCCGAAGAAGAGTATTTTTTGTTGGGTTCAGGACAAAGAAGGCTTTTAAAAAATTCGTTGTACCCACTGCAACACACACTTGGGCACACCTTGGGAAAGCTGGAAGAAGTTCAGGGAAGGGACTCTTTCCGGACGCCCGAATACGAACTATGGGTGTACGCGAAGCCCTAGGTCTGAGTGATATCGGCTACGACAACTTGGCTCCAACCATAAGAAGTGCCTTTACCGGAAAAAGGAACACCACATCGGTACTAAACAGTTCTGCTGGGCAAAAATCATGGGGAGATATGGAAATCTGGCCGAATGGTGTACAAAATTCAAGGGCGAAAGCTTCTGGCTTCCCTGCCAAGTTCGGGCATTTTCGAACTAGCATCCAAGATATAGGTCTAATCCAAGGGTTCCCAGAAGACTGGAATTTTTCCGGGGCCGTCTACCAGGTCCTTGGACAAATAGGCAACTCCGTTGTTCCCCCGGTGGCCTACCAAGTAGCCAAGAGTGTGGATTTGGCCTTAAAGTAG